CGCCTTCTAAACGCACGCGATGACGGCGATAAGCATAAGCACCAGCCACTCCCAAAATAGGAATGAGTTGCAAAAACCAAAACCCACTGCGCTGATAGAGCAACAAGCCCTGATCGGCCAAATGCATCCGGTCGGGTTTGATATACCGGATATCGCTCCCCAGCGCGCGCACTTCTTCACCCGGCAACCCAGCAACCGGCTGGGGCATCTGTTCACCCGGCGTCACCTGCAAAGGAATCGGTTTGGTCTGCGCGGTTTTATACCGCCGCTGCACAGGATCAAAATAGGCCAGGGTAAAAGGCGGCAATATTACCTGGCCCGTTTTATGCGGAATCACTGCATACTCAAAAGTTTTTTGCCCGCTTATGCGCGTACCACGCTTTCGCGTTTCCAAATTCGTCCTGGGATCATAAAACTTAAAACCCGACCGTTCAGGACGAATAGGCTCGTCAATCGCGTGCAAATTTCCCGCACCCTGCACCACCACCTTCACTGCGACGGGATCGCCGGCTTTCACCGTACCTGGAACCGCCTCTGCGCGAATCTCAAATTGCCCAACAGCACCCCCAAATCCCTTCGGCGCACCAGCGGGCAATGGCTTCACCTCAATTTCAATATCGCCTGACCGCACCTTCACCTGCTGCGCATCAAATGTACCAAATGGATCAAAATCGAACAGACTGCGCGGCCGTCGCCCCGCAACAATTTCGCAATTCACCTCAAGTTGCTCCAGGGTGTGCTTACCTGCCGTTGTCGGAAATAGCGCCAAACGCTTGAGCAATGCCGTATTAAACGCGCGCCCATCGACAACCTCTCGCTGCATATTCAAACGCTGGGCATCAAATACAGTCTCTGTCCAAAACCCGGTAAATGTCGGCACATGGCCGTATTGCACATTTCGCAAATCATAGCGCGTAAACAATTTATATGTCACACCCACCTGTTCACCCACATAAACCACTCGCTTTTCGGGAACCGCCTGCAAAAACAAGTTTTGTTCAATCTCCTGAATCTCTGACTGTCCCATTGACCGACCCGTTGATGGCGCAGGACGCGTCTGTGGGCGACCACTCCTTTTCGCCACCTCAACGCGCACCTGATCAGACCGAATCGTCTTACCTTCATGGGTCAACTGCGCTGGCCCGAGCACATAAGTGCCGACGCCTTGTGCGCGAAAAGAGAAAACATACGTCGTCGTGCGCTTTGTTGTCATCGCACCATTGACAATGTTGACCGACATCGACGTAGAAGACGTACTCCCCGTCAATTGCAACCCATCAGGTGTGGGAACCTGAGGTGCAGATACACTCCCCATCTGCGCAGCCTCAACCTCCACAGTGAACTGAATCAGGTCGCCAACTTCGACCCGAGTGCGATCCACCGAAGCTTGCATCGCCACATCCTGTGCATCAGTTCCCTGTACCTGCGACAGGAAAAACAAAACACTGCACAAAAATATCCATCTTTTTCTACCAGGCATTGCCATCATATCGCCTGCCTCGCAACTTCAACTTGCGTCGCTTCTGGGATTCTTCTTCTCGCGCCTTCATCGCATTGAGAATCCGCGCCGCCTCCTCGGGCGTCATTTCTCTGGGATCGGGCTGTTGGCCCTGCTGTTGTTTCTGCTGATCTCGCTGATCCTGCCCATCTTGATCCTGGTCCTGCCCATCCTGCTGATTCTGGTCCTGATTTTGACTTTGGTCCTGCTGATCCTGGTTTTGATCTTGATTTTCATCCTGTTCATCTTGCCCATCCTGCCCATCCTGATCCAGTTTTTCCAATGCCAATTCCAGATTAATTTTGGCATCTATATCATCCGGCTTCAGTTCCAGTGACTTTTTATAAGCCCCCACAGCTTCCTGGAACTTCTCCTGCCGAAACAGCGCATTGCCCAAATTGTAATGTGCAGCGGCAGACATATCCGGATGGGTGTCTTCGGTGGCACGCCCCATCTCCTGCAAAGCCTCGGCATATTTCCCTTGCTTGTAGAGGGCATCGCCAGCATTAAAATGCAACTCCGGTCGGAGTTGCCCCTCTTGTTGCGCTTCCAGATACCGGCGCAATGCCGCTTCGTACTCCCCCTTCTCAAACAGCGCATTGCCCTCTTCATTCTTTTTTGCCACGGGATCGAGAAATGTCCACCCCAGGAATGGCACTGCCAGCAAAACATATAAAAATCGCGTCATAACCTCACGTCCATAGTCTATGTCTCAAATCGCCCACGCCATACTTCCTCACTGCGTCGTCGATCCGATAACAGAGCTTCGCTCACAAAACACAACAGCGCGAAAGCCAAAGGCCATTGAAACCTGTGAATATACTGTGCGTAACGCTGCGTACCCAAATCGCGCTTCTCCATCTCCGCAATCCGTTCATGCACAGCCTGCAATCCAATTCCCCCACCGCTGGCACGCACATATAATCCATCGGTCACACGCGCAATCTCCTTCAGTGTTGCCTCATCCAACCGCGTCTTGATAATCTTGCCCTCGTCATCCTTCAAATAATCTACTCTATCGCCATCGCGAATGGGGATCAACTCACCTTCTGCAGTCCCTACACCTACCGCAAAAATTCGCACATCTTCCTCCGCTGCCGCTCGCGCTGCTGCAATGGGATCGCCACTGTGATTCTCGCCATCCGTAATCAAAATGAGCGCTTTGTATTTCCCATTGCGCGACCCAAAACCCCGAATCGCAGCGCGAATTGCTTCTGCAACCGCTGTACCCTGCTCTGAAATCAATGTGGCATTGGCCTGACCCAAAAACATTTTTGCCGCACCATAATCCAGCGTAAGCGGACAAAGCACATGGCTATAACCGGCAAAAGCCACCAGGCCGATGCGGTCGCCTTCAAGGCGATCGATCAACCCCTCAATTTCAAAACGCGCACGTCCCAGCCTATTGGGTTTAATATCCTCGGCCAACATACTCAATGACGTATCCAGAACAATCACCAGATCGACGCCCCGACGGTGAATCAATTCCAACTCAGTGCCAAACTGCGGCTGCACCAGTGCCAGAACCAGAAAAACAAATCCGACACACATCAGTGCGGATTTTATGCCTTGCCGCATGCGACTGACACCTGAAGCGAGTTTATCCATCAACTCGGGGGCGCCAAATGCATACAGCGCTCTGCGTTTACGTCGAAAAGCCCACCAGAAAAAAAGCGCGAAAATCGGTACGCAAAAAAGAAAATAAAAAGCCTGTGGATCGCCAAATCGCATCTAAGGCAACCTCCGAAATCGCGTATTCCCCAGCACCAATTCCAATGAAAGCAATGCCAAACCGGGATAGAGAAACAGGTGAAACAACTCGCGATAATCCACATATTCGCGCACTTTGATCTCGGTCTTTTCCATTTCCCCAATCTCGGCGTATATCTCCTCCAGCTTTTCTTCACTCGTCGCTCTAAAATATCTCCCGCCCGTAGCATCTGCCACTTTTTTAAGCGTCTCTTCATCAATCTCAACTTTGACCGGTACAAATCGCTTACCAAAAATCCCATCAACCTCCTGCATAATCGTCCCCCTGCTGCCCGCACCAATTGCATAAATACGGATACCCACGGCCTCTGCTGCGCGCGCTGCAGTCATCGGATCGATCTCGCCGCGATTATTCTTCCCATCTGTCAATAAAATAATCACCTTGCTCTTGGCCTCAGATTCTCGCAAGCGATTCACCGCAGTTGCGATCCCCAAACCAATCGCAGTGCCATCCCAGTCCTTGCTGGCAATTTCAACACCATCGAGAAAACTCAAAAACACGCCGTAATCCAGCGTGAGTGGGCATTGTGTATAGGATTCTGCGGCAAAGACCACAAGCCCCAGGCGATCATTGGCACGCCCCTGTGCAAATTGCGCCACCACCTCTTTACACACTGCCAACCGGGTCTTGCGCTGGTCTGCCAGATCTTTGGCCTCCATACTGCTCGACACATCAATCGCCAGCGCAATGTCAATGCCCTGACTCAAAATTTCGCGGCCCTCGCGCCCAGACTGGGGCCGCGCCATCGCCGCGATGAGCAAGGCCAGAGCCACACAGCGAAACGCGATCAAACTGTGCCGCAACTTCAGCGAAAAAGATGGGCCAATACGCCGAAAAAGGCGCGTATCGGAAAACCGAATGCGCCCCGACTTGCGCCTTTCGCGCCCAATATAGCGATAAATGAGCACCGGAATAAACA
The nucleotide sequence above comes from Gemmatimonadota bacterium. Encoded proteins:
- a CDS encoding BatD family protein, producing the protein MPGRKRWIFLCSVLFFLSQVQGTDAQDVAMQASVDRTRVEVGDLIQFTVEVEAAQMGSVSAPQVPTPDGLQLTGSTSSTSMSVNIVNGAMTTKRTTTYVFSFRAQGVGTYVLGPAQLTHEGKTIRSDQVRVEVAKRSGRPQTRPAPSTGRSMGQSEIQEIEQNLFLQAVPEKRVVYVGEQVGVTYKLFTRYDLRNVQYGHVPTFTGFWTETVFDAQRLNMQREVVDGRAFNTALLKRLALFPTTAGKHTLEQLEVNCEIVAGRRPRSLFDFDPFGTFDAQQVKVRSGDIEIEVKPLPAGAPKGFGGAVGQFEIRAEAVPGTVKAGDPVAVKVVVQGAGNLHAIDEPIRPERSGFKFYDPRTNLETRKRGTRISGQKTFEYAVIPHKTGQVILPPFTLAYFDPVQRRYKTAQTKPIPLQVTPGEQMPQPVAGLPGEEVRALGSDIRYIKPDRMHLADQGLLLYQRSGFWFLQLIPILGVAGAYAYRRHRVRLEGDVAYARRRRSRSEAQRRLGKAKGLMEAGDSAGFHGEVHRSLAQFVADRTNRAAAGLTADQIGAVLVECGVDTQVISGVQDVFYQCDQARFAPGQISAEQMQALFAQTEDLIGALERCI
- a CDS encoding tetratricopeptide repeat protein; the encoded protein is MTRFLYVLLAVPFLGWTFLDPVAKKNEEGNALFEKGEYEAALRRYLEAQQEGQLRPELHFNAGDALYKQGKYAEALQEMGRATEDTHPDMSAAAHYNLGNALFRQEKFQEAVGAYKKSLELKPDDIDAKINLELALEKLDQDGQDGQDEQDENQDQNQDQQDQSQNQDQNQQDGQDQDQDGQDQRDQQKQQQGQQPDPREMTPEEAARILNAMKAREEESQKRRKLKLRGRRYDGNAW
- a CDS encoding VWA domain-containing protein codes for the protein MRFGDPQAFYFLFCVPIFALFFWWAFRRKRRALYAFGAPELMDKLASGVSRMRQGIKSALMCVGFVFLVLALVQPQFGTELELIHRRGVDLVIVLDTSLSMLAEDIKPNRLGRARFEIEGLIDRLEGDRIGLVAFAGYSHVLCPLTLDYGAAKMFLGQANATLISEQGTAVAEAIRAAIRGFGSRNGKYKALILITDGENHSGDPIAAARAAAEEDVRIFAVGVGTAEGELIPIRDGDRVDYLKDDEGKIIKTRLDEATLKEIARVTDGLYVRASGGGIGLQAVHERIAEMEKRDLGTQRYAQYIHRFQWPLAFALLCFVSEALLSDRRRSEEVWRGRFET
- a CDS encoding VWA domain-containing protein; its protein translation is MRFANPEWLLLLLFIPVLIYRYIGRERRKSGRIRFSDTRLFRRIGPSFSLKLRHSLIAFRCVALALLIAAMARPQSGREGREILSQGIDIALAIDVSSSMEAKDLADQRKTRLAVCKEVVAQFAQGRANDRLGLVVFAAESYTQCPLTLDYGVFLSFLDGVEIASKDWDGTAIGLGIATAVNRLRESEAKSKVIILLTDGKNNRGEIDPMTAARAAEAVGIRIYAIGAGSRGTIMQEVDGIFGKRFVPVKVEIDEETLKKVADATGGRYFRATSEEKLEEIYAEIGEMEKTEIKVREYVDYRELFHLFLYPGLALLSLELVLGNTRFRRLP